In the Necator americanus strain Aroian chromosome X, whole genome shotgun sequence genome, CGTGGAATAACAGCGGAAGAATGTGAACCATTCAGAGAACTTTTCGGTGAGTTTTATTCAATGAATCGATACGTATGTTTCGCTCATCGGTCTTCTAATGTTCTTTTAGGCTTGGAAACTTCAAATGTATCGCTTCGAGAACatttagttgagaaaaaatgttgcGAACGTCGATGCTCATTGCAAGTTTTACGGTCATTATGTTGTTTCGAATAGCGAACCGAAATTAAATTCCACACAACGCATTCCTGAATTCAGTATCCGTCAATTAATTcccgtttcttcttttcatatcCACATCGCGGATCACTCTAATAAAgcttcaattgttttttttttaccttgaaaaatttgaacaaatagAATGAAGTGGTTCTCACGTCGTTACGTTGATCTGAAAGGGGATAC is a window encoding:
- a CDS encoding hypothetical protein (NECATOR_CHRX.G26338.T2); translated protein: MMIRSRMRRCARQFSLAMNFQCRGITAEECEPFRELFGLETSNVSLREHLVEKKCCERRCSLQVLRSLCCFE
- a CDS encoding hypothetical protein (NECATOR_CHRX.G26338.T1); the protein is MFTERIVILILFAAILVVADQLAKEKMIRSRMRRCARQFSLAMNFQCRGITAEECEPFRELFGLETSNVSLREHLVEKKCCERRCSLQVLRSLCCFE